DNA sequence from the Candidatus Nealsonbacteria bacterium genome:
CATCATGGCCGGGACAGATAACCGGAGATAAACCAAAACCCGAAAGCTTTTTGGCTAAATCTTCCTCATCTCTATCCATAATATTTGTTAAAAAATCCATAGCCCCTAATCGGTTTTTATCAATAATCACGATAAGATTTTTTACATCATGCTTGACTCCGAACTGTAATGCCTCCCAGTTTGTTCCTTCTTCTAATTCTCCGTCTCCGACAATGCAAAACGTATAATAGGACTTTTTTTGCAACTGGGCACCAAAAGCAATGCCTACGGCAAGGGGCAACCCATGTCCTAAAGAACCGCATCCCGACTCAAGGCCGTATTCTAATCTTCTTTCCGCGCACCCGCATAATTTACTCTTTCCTTCTATATAAAAATTATCCCATTCTTCTTTCGGTATAATGCCCAAATCAACCAAAATTGCATAAAGAGCATAAGCGCCATGCGCTTTGGAAAAAATTAACCTGTCTCTTTCTTCCCAAAGAGTATTTTTGGGATTATAAGAAAGGCATTGATAATATAAGGCAACAAGAATATCAACGCATGATAAAGAAGGCGCAATATGACCAGCGCCATTGGGAATGGCAACCCTCAAAATCTCATCCCTGATATAATTCGCTTTTTTTCTTAAGAATGTTTTTTTTTCTATTTCTTTTGTTTGTTTAATGAATTAACTTTTTCTTTTTCATATTTATTGATGTCAATCTTATTCTTCATATATTCCACCCAAGTTTCCCTCCGCCTTTTTGAAAGATATCCTCTTGGAACGCTCAATTTAATATTTTCCGCAGACCATCTAATATTTTTTGGATCATAGTCGGGGTATAGCAAATTTTCTTTTTTACATTGTCCGTAAAGAGGGGTGCCTGGTAAAGGATTTACAATAGATATTGAAATTCTATCAAAACCCATTTTTTTTGCGAGCTCAAATGTATTATCCATTTGCTCTTTAGTTTCTCCGGGAAATCCAACCATAAAAGAACCTTCGACTATCAAACCTTTGTTTTGTGCATCTTTGACTACATCGGGAACTCTATAAAGCTTCACTCTTTTATCAATCAACTTCTCTTGGATAGTTTCGTTTGGACTTTCAACTGCCAGAAAAAGTTTTTTAAATCCTGCTTTGGCCATTAAGTCTATCATTTCACCATCAATGGCATTTACTTCTGAACCGCTCGGTATTTCAAACTCTATGTCTTTAAAGTTCTCTATTAAAAATTTTAGAAGTGTTTTGGCTCTGTCCTTATTAACAAAGAAATTATCATCCCAAAAATGAATTTTTTCGATATTATACTTTTCTTTGTATAATTTTATTTCTTTTATAACATCGTCTGAATCTCTTTGCCTATATCTTCTTCCTCCCATCAGCTCAGAAGTGCAAAAATAACAATGGTGAGGACAACCTCTTGAAGTCATCATTATCAAAAATCTTTTCTGTTCTTCTGGGTTTATCTCATAATCGCAGACACCGGCATTCCAATATTTTTCTAATTTGAAAATATCCCAGGCAGGATAAGGAAGTGTTTTGACATCCGGATAATCCTGTATTTTATTAATATATATTTCTTCTTTATCCTTTAAAACTATACCAGCCACGCTTATTAGGTCTTTGTTTCCGTTGATTCTTTTTATCAAATCAATCAACGAATTATCGCTTTCGCCTCTAAGGATAAAATCAACGTTCTTGTCT
Encoded proteins:
- a CDS encoding transketolase; translation: MEKKTFLRKKANYIRDEILRVAIPNGAGHIAPSLSCVDILVALYYQCLSYNPKNTLWEERDRLIFSKAHGAYALYAILVDLGIIPKEEWDNFYIEGKSKLCGCAERRLEYGLESGCGSLGHGLPLAVGIAFGAQLQKKSYYTFCIVGDGELEEGTNWEALQFGVKHDVKNLIVIIDKNRLGAMDFLTNIMDRDEEDLAKKLSGFGLSPVICPGHDVVKLADCIKTAKVSSGDVPRVILVKTIKGFGLKCMENVPKFHFRIPNEEDLKKGKTYDSEF
- a CDS encoding radical SAM protein, whose product is MPIYPNKNLKKKIQKILLVNPPGKITVTKEGSRERKLAVPPLGLAYLAAGLLKHGFEVEILDILIEGFYNESVVEDAIIYGLNDKEIKERILESNPDLIGVSCIISNRSKEVVNVCKLAKEIIPDVHVLIGGQHPSGMPEMILDKNVDFILRGESDNSLIDLIKRINGNKDLISVAGIVLKDKEEIYINKIQDYPDVKTLPYPAWDIFKLEKYWNAGVCDYEINPEEQKRFLIMMTSRGCPHHCYFCTSELMGGRRYRQRDSDDVIKEIKLYKEKYNIEKIHFWDDNFFVNKDRAKTLLKFLIENFKDIEFEIPSGSEVNAIDGEMIDLMAKAGFKKLFLAVESPNETIQEKLIDKRVKLYRVPDVVKDAQNKGLIVEGSFMVGFPGETKEQMDNTFELAKKMGFDRISISIVNPLPGTPLYGQCKKENLLYPDYDPKNIRWSAENIKLSVPRGYLSKRRRETWVEYMKNKIDINKYEKEKVNSLNKQKK